The Paenalcaligenes faecalis genome has a window encoding:
- a CDS encoding ATP-binding protein, with the protein MTINRTTDYLKSLLTELIHISQETEWVEFKHNNDDPKLIGEYLSALANSAALYGKKSAYMVWGVQDGTHDVIGTTFKPSLVRHNNQELESWLLQKISPKINFRFFEFLSEHNQSVVILEIQSASHTPVQFDGIEFIRIGSYKKKLRDFPEKERELWRIFDRLPFEQQAAAENLGVDEVLALLDYPAYFELSNQVLPESHESILNALEAEQLIEKSVSDRWTITNLGAVLFARQLNSFRHLSRKAVRVIQYKGDNRFTTIREIEGRKGYAIGFEGLMETLKTLLPSNEEIGRALRREAPMFPELALRELVANNIIHQDFNMTGSGPMIEIFDHRIEITNPGVPLISTERFLDSPPRSRNEGLASLMRRLGFCEERGSGIDKVVIQTEIYQLPAPLFEVIEESTRCVLFSYREFKDMDKEEKVRACYLHAVLKHLSRQPMNNTTLRERFGVDVKNSAMISRIIKQTVEAGVIKPYDESAGSKAMRYVPWWA; encoded by the coding sequence ATGACGATTAATCGAACCACCGACTATTTAAAATCACTGTTAACAGAGCTTATTCATATATCTCAAGAAACAGAGTGGGTAGAGTTTAAGCATAATAATGATGACCCTAAGTTGATTGGTGAGTATCTTTCGGCCTTAGCTAACTCTGCTGCACTATATGGGAAAAAAAGTGCTTATATGGTTTGGGGCGTTCAAGATGGGACGCATGATGTGATTGGTACGACTTTTAAACCAAGCCTTGTACGTCATAATAATCAAGAGCTGGAAAGTTGGTTGCTACAAAAAATATCACCTAAGATTAATTTTCGTTTTTTCGAGTTCTTAAGTGAGCATAATCAATCAGTAGTAATTTTAGAAATACAGTCAGCGTCACATACACCAGTGCAGTTTGATGGAATTGAGTTCATTCGTATTGGTTCGTATAAGAAAAAATTGCGTGATTTTCCAGAAAAAGAACGGGAGCTTTGGAGAATTTTTGATCGTTTACCTTTTGAACAGCAGGCCGCAGCTGAAAATCTTGGAGTTGATGAGGTTTTAGCACTTCTTGATTATCCTGCGTACTTTGAGTTGTCAAATCAAGTTTTACCTGAGAGTCATGAGAGTATTCTAAATGCCTTAGAGGCTGAGCAATTGATTGAAAAGTCAGTCTCAGATCGTTGGACAATTACAAATTTGGGAGCTGTCTTATTTGCTCGCCAATTAAATAGTTTCCGTCATTTATCTCGTAAAGCTGTGCGTGTCATTCAGTATAAAGGTGATAATCGTTTTACTACTATACGTGAAATTGAGGGGAGAAAAGGCTATGCAATAGGGTTTGAGGGCTTGATGGAGACCTTAAAAACCTTATTGCCCTCAAATGAGGAGATCGGTAGAGCTTTAAGACGTGAGGCTCCTATGTTTCCAGAGCTCGCTCTGCGTGAGCTAGTTGCTAACAATATAATCCATCAGGATTTTAATATGACAGGATCGGGGCCGATGATTGAGATTTTTGATCATCGTATTGAAATTACGAATCCTGGAGTGCCATTAATTTCAACAGAGCGATTTTTAGATAGTCCCCCTCGTAGTAGAAATGAGGGTTTGGCTTCGTTAATGCGTCGCCTTGGATTCTGTGAGGAGAGAGGTAGCGGCATAGATAAAGTAGTTATCCAAACAGAGATTTACCAATTGCCTGCACCTTTATTTGAAGTTATTGAGGAAAGTACTCGCTGCGTTTTATTTTCTTATCGAGAGTTCAAGGATATGGACAAGGAGGAGAAAGTGCGTGCATGTTATTTGCATGCAGTACTTAAGCACCTTAGTCGCCAGCCGATGAATAATACAACCCTGCGTGAGCGCTTTGGAGTTGACGTAAAAAATAGTGCAATGATTAGTCGTATTATCAAGCAAACAGTGGAGGCGGGGGTTATAAAACCTTATGATGAGTCGGCAGGTAGTAAAGCCATGCGTTATGTGCCTTGGTGGGCGTAG
- a CDS encoding M48 family metallopeptidase, translating to MVSVSEYRDGNGFIAEIIRTNRRKTASIRVEEGAVSVVVPASISVEKIDQLLVSKRLWIKEKMALQRALAPVTDKQFVSGEAFPYLGRNYRLKVEQGSFVPVKLLQGQLVVQTPEGSQQPHMIRNALVRWYKRQASQKIKEKVKRYAPMIGVEPLGVTIKTFSSRWGSCTAKGEIEFNWRIMLAPNRMVDYVVVHELCHLIHHDHSPDFWYEVSKLMPDFQVCRQWLKENSERLKI from the coding sequence ATGGTGAGTGTTTCTGAGTATCGAGACGGTAATGGCTTTATTGCCGAAATTATCCGTACAAATCGTCGTAAAACGGCTTCGATCCGAGTCGAAGAAGGGGCTGTTTCGGTGGTTGTGCCAGCTAGTATTAGTGTAGAAAAAATTGATCAGCTTCTGGTGTCCAAGCGCCTGTGGATTAAAGAGAAAATGGCATTACAGCGGGCTTTGGCTCCAGTTACGGATAAGCAGTTTGTTTCGGGCGAGGCATTTCCTTATCTTGGGCGTAACTATAGGCTTAAAGTTGAACAGGGTTCTTTTGTACCTGTAAAACTTTTGCAGGGGCAATTAGTCGTTCAAACGCCTGAGGGCAGTCAGCAGCCGCATATGATTCGTAATGCCTTAGTGCGTTGGTATAAACGCCAAGCATCGCAAAAAATAAAAGAAAAGGTAAAACGCTATGCGCCAATGATTGGTGTGGAGCCGCTTGGGGTGACTATTAAAACGTTTTCATCGCGTTGGGGCAGTTGCACCGCCAAAGGCGAAATTGAATTTAATTGGCGTATTATGTTGGCACCAAATCGGATGGTGGATTACGTAGTCGTGCATGAATTATGCCACCTTATTCACCATGATCACTCACCTGATTTTTGGTATGAGGTATCAAAATTAATGCCGGATTTTCAAGTTTGTAGACAATGGTTGAAAGAAAACTCTGAGCGGCTAAAAATTTAG
- a CDS encoding type I restriction endonuclease subunit R, translating to MMFNDEEVKVELPAIEQLKQLGWDYVSGSSLAAERGSLRDVVLVQRLEAALRRLNPWISEENLTKVMRELTHPNHAALMEYNQSIYDILVNYLSVEQDLGQGRRGQTVKIIDFDNPANNEFLCTSQFKVEGVTQNIIPDLVCFVNGLPLAVIECKSPYVADAIAEGINQLRRYANLRDPTSDEGAQRLFWYNQLMVSTCRDQAKVGTISSNAQHYSAWKDAYPYSDAEVRLQLMPSITNTSILSDLSMPAYIEQTAVPVMELTEQQRLLAGMFNKTNFLDLIRNFIIFEPMDGRLVKKIARYQQFRAVNKVIERLKTGKDRKEKSGVIWHTQGSGKSLTMVMLAVKMRRDPELRQYKLVFVTDRTQLDSQLSNTFRAAQNETIYNAGSVADLKELLQRDSSDIVTAMVQKFQEAEAEDDFKDLNVSDKIIVLADEAHRTQFGNLAATINAALPNAPKIGFTGTPLLKSQKMDQAFGGYIDQYKINEAVEDGATVRIIYEGRQVQSEVLGKSLDALFDVYFKDYTKEEKREIKKKYGVERAVREAPARIRWVCIDLLNHYREKVQPDGFKGMIVVGSRYAATLFKKTLDELGAPPSEVIISGKHNDEVIYTPYTNAAHQKQVIKNFTKPFGMDKEKEDPTAFLIVKDMLLTGFDAPIAQVMYIDRGLKEHTLMQAIARVNRTYPGKEVGYVVDYHGLSDSLKEALDMFSSEDVEGTYHTLKDEIPRLKAAHTRVAQVFSTLKSDDIDEYVLFLKDEEVRQQFELAFKRFAKQMDVVLPDVAAKPFLSDLKLWGKVQNAARNRYREPGLNISDVGAKVRQLVDEHIISTGVNPKIPPVDLLAANFKQSVDEIKSLESRASEIESAIKHHITVNLDEDPEYYKSLSLRLQEIIEKHNGKWDQQVELLWEFCNSIESERAQVAVDLGLTDTELAFYHILMAEVTRHRGDDSLSDMEHDEIKATSQQLVAMFDEATQIVDFFDKRDEVRRMKKEIKRAILECSYSAPALVKVVQDRFLELAQTRFGSK from the coding sequence ATGATGTTTAATGATGAAGAAGTCAAAGTAGAGCTCCCTGCCATTGAGCAACTGAAGCAATTAGGCTGGGATTATGTATCAGGGTCTAGTTTGGCTGCAGAGCGTGGCTCTTTACGTGATGTGGTGTTAGTGCAGCGGCTTGAGGCAGCCTTACGTAGGTTGAACCCGTGGATCAGTGAGGAAAACCTTACTAAAGTGATGCGTGAGCTCACCCATCCTAACCATGCCGCTTTGATGGAGTACAACCAGTCCATTTACGACATATTGGTTAATTACCTATCGGTTGAACAGGATTTAGGGCAAGGGCGTAGAGGGCAGACGGTCAAGATTATTGATTTTGATAATCCTGCTAATAACGAGTTTTTATGTACTAGCCAATTTAAGGTCGAAGGAGTGACGCAAAACATCATTCCTGACCTGGTTTGCTTTGTAAATGGTCTGCCTTTGGCGGTGATTGAGTGTAAGTCACCTTATGTGGCGGATGCGATTGCCGAAGGCATTAATCAGTTACGCCGCTATGCAAATTTGCGGGACCCCACCAGTGATGAGGGTGCGCAACGGTTATTTTGGTATAACCAGCTCATGGTTAGTACATGTAGGGATCAAGCCAAGGTAGGGACTATTAGTTCTAATGCGCAGCATTACAGCGCTTGGAAGGATGCGTATCCATATAGTGATGCCGAGGTGAGGCTACAGCTAATGCCATCGATCACTAACACTTCCATCTTGTCAGACCTAAGTATGCCTGCTTATATAGAGCAAACTGCCGTGCCAGTTATGGAGCTGACCGAGCAGCAGCGTTTACTAGCTGGGATGTTTAACAAGACTAATTTTTTAGATTTGATTCGCAATTTCATCATTTTTGAGCCGATGGATGGGCGGTTGGTGAAAAAAATTGCCCGTTACCAGCAGTTTAGAGCAGTAAATAAGGTCATCGAGCGACTCAAAACGGGCAAAGATCGCAAAGAAAAATCGGGAGTTATCTGGCATACCCAAGGGTCAGGTAAGTCGTTGACGATGGTGATGCTAGCGGTAAAGATGCGTCGTGACCCAGAGCTTCGACAGTACAAGTTGGTTTTTGTGACGGACCGCACTCAGCTGGACTCCCAGTTATCCAATACGTTTAGGGCGGCGCAAAATGAGACCATTTATAACGCTGGTTCGGTAGCGGATCTCAAAGAGCTATTACAGCGAGATTCATCCGATATTGTGACAGCGATGGTGCAAAAATTCCAAGAAGCCGAAGCTGAGGATGATTTTAAGGATCTGAACGTTAGCGACAAGATCATTGTTTTAGCGGACGAGGCACACCGTACTCAGTTTGGCAATTTAGCGGCCACCATTAATGCTGCTTTACCGAATGCACCAAAGATTGGCTTTACGGGCACTCCCTTGCTGAAAAGCCAAAAAATGGATCAGGCATTTGGTGGGTATATTGATCAATACAAGATCAATGAGGCGGTTGAAGATGGTGCGACGGTACGTATTATTTACGAGGGTCGTCAGGTACAAAGCGAGGTGCTGGGTAAGTCTTTAGATGCGTTGTTTGATGTGTACTTTAAGGATTACACCAAAGAAGAAAAACGAGAAATTAAGAAAAAATACGGGGTGGAGCGCGCGGTACGTGAAGCGCCTGCGCGTATTCGCTGGGTATGTATCGATCTGTTAAACCATTACAGAGAAAAAGTTCAGCCTGATGGGTTTAAAGGCATGATTGTGGTGGGTAGTCGTTATGCGGCGACATTATTTAAAAAAACCTTAGATGAACTAGGAGCACCACCATCAGAAGTGATTATCTCTGGTAAGCATAATGATGAGGTTATTTACACCCCTTACACCAATGCGGCACATCAGAAACAGGTGATTAAGAATTTTACCAAGCCCTTTGGTATGGATAAGGAAAAAGAAGACCCAACGGCATTTTTGATTGTAAAAGATATGTTGCTGACTGGCTTTGACGCGCCGATTGCTCAAGTCATGTATATAGATCGAGGCTTAAAAGAACATACCTTGATGCAAGCTATTGCACGGGTCAATCGTACTTATCCAGGTAAAGAGGTAGGTTATGTGGTGGATTATCATGGGTTGTCTGATTCATTGAAAGAAGCTTTGGATATGTTCAGTAGCGAAGACGTAGAAGGAACGTACCACACGCTGAAAGATGAAATCCCCAGACTTAAAGCCGCTCATACTCGTGTCGCTCAGGTGTTTAGCACACTAAAGAGTGATGATATTGATGAGTATGTCTTGTTTCTTAAAGATGAAGAGGTACGTCAGCAGTTTGAGCTGGCCTTTAAGCGTTTTGCCAAGCAAATGGATGTGGTGCTGCCTGATGTGGCGGCTAAGCCGTTTTTAAGTGATTTGAAGCTCTGGGGTAAGGTGCAGAATGCAGCACGTAACCGCTATCGTGAACCAGGGCTCAATATTAGTGATGTAGGCGCAAAGGTACGTCAGTTAGTGGACGAGCACATTATCAGTACGGGGGTAAATCCAAAAATACCACCCGTGGATTTGTTAGCGGCTAACTTTAAGCAATCTGTGGATGAGATTAAGTCACTGGAGTCACGCGCCTCAGAAATTGAAAGCGCCATCAAGCATCATATTACGGTCAATTTGGATGAAGACCCTGAGTACTACAAGTCACTTAGTTTGCGATTGCAAGAAATCATTGAAAAGCACAACGGCAAGTGGGATCAGCAAGTAGAGCTACTGTGGGAGTTCTGCAATAGCATTGAGTCTGAGCGAGCTCAAGTTGCCGTTGATTTGGGGCTTACGGATACCGAGTTGGCTTTTTATCATATTCTCATGGCCGAGGTAACTCGTCATCGTGGCGACGACAGCCTTAGTGATATGGAGCATGATGAGATTAAAGCCACTAGTCAACAGCTAGTTGCTATGTTTGATGAAGCCACGCAGATTGTTGATTTTTTTGACAAGAGGGACGAGGTGAGACGCATGAAAAAGGAAATCAAACGCGCGATTTTAGAGTGTTCTTATAGTGCCCCCGCCTTGGTGAAAGTGGTTCAAGATCGCTTTTTAGAGTTAGCCCAAACTCGTTTTGGTAGTAAGTAG